The Capsicum annuum cultivar UCD-10X-F1 chromosome 3, UCD10Xv1.1, whole genome shotgun sequence genomic sequence CAAATCTTTGACAAGTGTATGGACACTTGTCCATGCTTATAACTTCCTAAAAGCCTATAAATAGACATGATACTTACTGCAAAATATATCTCATCtcaacaattttcttttcttgattctcTCCAACTCCCACGTTCTCTCTCTCCCAAAGTTGCCATctcttaatattttattaaattaccttttgttatttttattcccCTAGTTTAACTTGCTGGCAtttgtattattaattttgttgattcttgtATCCTTTATTAAATTAGGGAGGGTTTGTTTAATCCTAGGAAAACATTTCACACTACTGGAATACTTTCTTAGGACAGTGCTCAGCACGACTCaagtatttatatattcataatatatatatatatatatatatatatatattatgaatattgaagtagtaatatttatttatttcttagtattgttattttactaattatcggaaacaaccttgctacttcttcggaggtagtggtatggactgcgtacatcttaccctccccagaccccactgtgtgggaatacactgggtttgttgttgttgttgttgttattttactaatattattattgtttattgttataataatattattatggtAGTCCCATTGATCAAGATGAGTTCTCTCTCTTCAGGAATAGCTTGTAAAACCACCTTGTTGCTCTTTCTTCCAATGGTCACACACCTCTTTCTCATGATCAAATTTAGTTGGATTGAACTTCTCCCTCCAATCATTTCCTAGCACGAGGTTACACCCCCTAATTTGAGAATTTCAAGGTCCCCCTTGAATGTTTTCCCCTATCTTCCATGTAAAATTGGGGCAAGTGGTATATGTTGTTTGGTaactaataattttattgatcaCCCATGAAGTTACAAAGTGTTAACTCATCTAGCTAATTGAATGAAACAACTTACTAACATTTCTAACCTACATTAACATCTATGCTCAAAACATATGACATTGCTATAAGTTCCTGATCCTAGTTGAAGCTCTCACATTTTAAATGTAGGTTTTAATTCATTTATAgccttttttgtttttgttacttTTGTTGTATCCTCTGTATTCCAACCAAATTCCTTTTCTTGCCAATTTCTTTTGTAGGGTTTTCTCCTAgtttttctccatttttgttTAGGTtatagagtggtggttagacgGACGTTGTTATATGGGGTGGTGTGTTGGCTAGTAAAAAAACTTTCATGTTTAGAAGATGCATGTTGTAGAGACGAGGATGTTGAGGTGGATGTATGGTCATACTAGGTGGAATATGATCAAGAATGAGGTTATTTGAGATAAAGTGGGAGTGTTTGCTAGTAAAGAAATCTCATGTCAGAGAATTGATGTGTGGTGATGTGTGGCCATACTAGAGTGATCAGATTAGAAATGAAGGCTATCCGCAACAAGGTGGGAGTGGCCTTGGTGGAGGACAGGATGTGGGAAACAAGGCTAAGATGGTTCGAGCTTGTGAACAGGAGATGGAAGAGTGAGAGGcttggctatggatggttttagtaGAGTGTGGTGGAGCCAGACTTTTGGTTAGGGGTGTTCATAGTTTTCCTTGGGCAAAGAACTGTttaaaaaccaaagaaaataaagcactgcTGTCCCTGCCAAGGTTTGAACCCGGGTTGTTGATGCggaaatgcacactcttgaccactggaCTGTGtttctctagcttgtcaagggtgtgcgacaacatgtatataaccataaatatctatatttaacctatatactcgaaaaaaATTTCCGACGAAGGGTGTTTATCTGACCACCCTTTGTTggctgtggctccgccactgggaGAGGTAGAGATAGGCCGAAGAAGTATTATATTAGAAAGTACGTAGATAGAATGAATTTTCATATAAAAAGACATTAGCGACGAAACTAGATAAGAATTCGAACCAGTGGTTAGAGAACCAGAAGGCTTGTATCCCTGtgaatatatttaaatttagatTATACTTAAATGAGAACAAAATGGTTTCTGCATGTTCTCTTCTTTTCAACCTTGATAATTTGCCACCTCATAGCTACTTATGTCCTTTTTAGTTATTGGTATTGGAAAGGAAGGAGAAAGGTGGACACATTTATTTCAGAACATActagtttttcattttcaattgtATCTTTTCTCGTTACCTGCTGCACTGTGGCAAAAGTTTGGAAAACTTAGTCTTAGAATATTAGAGccatttttttgttgttcttattgttgaTGCTTGTActtttctctaattatttttttgtggataaTTACGACTCTGGATCTACTTATAATGCTTGATAACGTACGCAACCACTGGTCTGTGATGCTTGAATAGATTCTAACATTTCTGTGGTGTACCTCGGAAACTTTCCTTTTATCTTAGAATTTCACTTTTAAGTTTTGTTTTTGCAGAAAAAATGGTTTTGCTGCATGCAAAGCCCCCATGCAGAATCTTGAAGATGTTATCTGCTCGAGTTGAATATTCGTAACAAACTCCAGAACTCGTTGTTAAGTCCTTTTTGTCCTGTAAACTTTTGTTAGTGGGAAGAATATCAAAACGACATGTTTGATGTACCTATATGATGTATTTTGCATTTTACATTTAGCAGACATGTTTTTTCAGTTGCTTCAAGTACGTGTGGTTTGTAGAGCACATCTCAACTATAAATTTTCTAATAATTATATCAGTCATTTCTTGTTTGCAAAGGTTTTCTGGTCCCAAGCTACCAACTTGTTCACTTCTTGTGTATTGAGGATCATTATGCAGCCATTTGGATTTGTACATGTAAAATTGGTGTATCTGGGAGTTGTGTAGTAGTTATGTAACTGCCAAATAACAGGGTTTTATTCAAGTTTTAACAACCCAAGGATCTGTAGGTTTGTAGAAAAATTAGAAATCGTCATTTCCAACTCGTCATGCAAGATAACTTCTGCAGCCAGTGATTTCTTTATAGAACATATTGGATGGTCGGATGCAGTAAGTGCTCAAGCCCAAAACCTTTGGTACGGAGTAAAATGTGTTACATACAATGTGTTACTAAGTGCCCATCATGAGTTCAGACTTTACTATATaccaaaaaataccaaaaacctAGTACACAAGAGGGTGGAGGATGAGACCTCCATGCATCAAATTTTGAACCATGCACCATCTCTTGGAGATTTCTCGATTATAGTGAAAACAAAATACTGggtgatttctttttatttgtgtcCTTAGTTGGTAGAGTTATTAGAACATCTATTGGTGGGAGGTAACAAGTATCTATAGAATTAGTCGAGGTGAACACAACATGACCTGACGCTAtgtacaacaacatacccataatCCCACAAGAGGGGTCTGGGGAGTGTAGAGTATATGCAGCCCTACCCCGACCTCGTAGAGATGTAGAGGTTGTTACAATAAACCCTCGGCTTAAAATAAGAGTTTTAAAAAAAGGaatacatgaaaataaagtaGGAACAACAATGAAATAACGTTCAATAGAGAGCAGGATACAACATAGGAAGGCCCGAATCAACTATCTGAACAAGAGTCAAGACATACCATTCAGAGAACACTAAAATGAAGGTTACAAGGTGAAATTGTTAGCGTCAAATATACGATTTACTTGACTACACAACTTGAGGTATCAAAATTCAACAATGGATTGTACGACAGACATTTAAAGAAATGCAAGCAGATAGTCTTAAAACATAGATTAAGACAATCTCACTATTCAGTAATTCCTAAAAGAATGTATcgaaataaaaacttcatcactgAGAAAGACATCAGTCACTAGTTTCTATGGCACCTGCCTTAAAGAAAAAAGGCACAAAAAGTGAATACATCTGAGTTTTCCGGGTTTGGCAGAAGAATGTTATCCTCCCTGTCCCAAAAACTAAACTCTGGACTGCCCCAGCTTTCGTTCAAACAAATGCTTGAGGAGGAATACTTGCAGAAAACTAACACAAATAAGAGCTGAAGACTCGAACAGAGCTTTGTAGAGTGCTCTCTTGCTCATTCCTTCATTCACTGCATTAGGAGGAATTACATCagcatactaaaaatataataagcATTGGATTATGCACATTTTCATGACTCTAGGCTTTCTAGCAAAACTGGGGAGACAACTTTCACATACTGAAGTTTTAAGTAAGAGATGCAAAAAGTAAAAGACATAATATGCAGGATGAAATCATATTCTCTTATTGTTTCTCATTGAGTCGACCCAATGAGAATCTATATACCTTCCAAACCTTTTCTCTTGAGTGTACCCATTACCAAAAACTGTACGTCACATTGGGACACATGCTACAGCTGCCCCGCATGgctaaaattcaaacaaaaaaagaGCTTGAACTCTGTTTTTTTATTTCCACTGAGAAATTCTATTGTTTTGCCTCATTGAGCAGGGGCAGATGCACGTAACCTAAGCAGGATCATCCCACACCACTAGGTCGGAAAAAAATCACCTATATATAATAGGTAATAACACttggaacaaaatattgaataaataaaaacaaaatgacGCCGCTTGCCATAAGGACTTCATTAGCTTCCCTGGCCAAGCGCTCAATTAACCTCACCATTGCACGGGATCAAAACCCCTCAGTTAGTCTTTATTTTAAAACAATTAGTAATTTCCTGAAAAGTATAGACGCCAACAAAGCTTTATCCCTTAGACTACTTGTTTAAAAGAAGAAACTCATCCAACTATGCATGCATTTAGTTTTGACTTCGACAACAAATATATTAATAAACTTGTGAGTCTCAACTAGTATCTGAACAATTGGAACCTGCGGACAACAAATAGCAATTTAAAACCATTCTGGCGTTTGATTATTCAATCAAACTTAAAACTCTAACTGTAAAAACACTAAGCATTCTTTCTGTACTTCACACTTTTTGGAGATTAAACATATTACGCGCTGCTCTTTCAATTATAAGTTCTCttgaatatttttcatttttttctggTTTGAATTGCTCAAAATATCTCCTGTTGATGAAGTTTTTAGCTGTTGTTTGGTATCTtacataggaaaaaaataattagttatacTTCTAATGAGTGTATTATGGATATGTTTCAAAAAATGAAAACTCGTCGAGAAGAATTGAAGTAATGCATTTGAACATTTTCCTCCTTTAAATTTCGAAACCACCTCCAAACATTCCTGCTACGTCACTGTCATTGAGAATTCAGACAACCTACTGAAAAGCTAAATGGTACTGGGTCACTCTAAAGGTGAAGTATTCAAACCACTGAATCCCGGATATATAATGTAAATCCCAAGAAAACAACTACAAAAGTGAATTGTGTCAATAGGCTAAACTTACAACACGGATCAAAGTATATCAACTTGAAGTTCATACTATTGGCGGATGCACATGCTGACAAGAAGACGTGAACAACAGTGTAATTCAGCTGATTAAAACTTAATGAGAATTAACTTTACGTGGGTCACAGACATGACTCATGAATTTCCCGGTCAAGCATTTAAATTTGATATACTAAACTCTGGAAACTAGATAGATATCCCAAaagaagaaactagaaaaggAAAATTATGCCTCTATATGCAAGATAAAGGGGAACAACACAATTTTTTATCACGAGTGTTGATGCAGTTGAAGCCACTTCATGTAAGAAATCACTAGATAAACAAGTAAACATTATTAATACCTATTGCTTGACGGTCTGTCTGGGCCTCTAGCCAGTGCTGTTCAAACTGAATGTTGTACAAAGCTTCCTCTAGCTTTCCAATATGCTCAAACAAAGGCTTGAAATGCTCTGCAAGCTCAAGCTAACCAAGTTAACTCCTTAATATAAAGCCGAGATCTAAGATAAACCAAAAGTAGCTTGCGCACCATCTTGTGCATGCTCATCATGGTATACAAAATGAGCAGCGTGTAGATCAAAGTCAATGGTTTCATGATATGGAGACTTGTTAGTGAAACAGAAACGATAAACTCCTTCATGATGAGATGTAAACTCGGACTTCTCGCTTATTTTGTCACGGAGATCATGAATCTGCTCTCCCGAAGGCCCCTTCACCTAAAATCTCACCATCACAACAATATCAATACAATAATCCAGTATAAATGACTGACTAAACAATGGATAAAAGCCAAACTTCTCAATAAGAAAATGTACAACTATACTATGGACGATTTCCTCCTCAAGAAGGTAAGAATAACCTTTCGTGGAATTAACGACCACACAGAATCTTAAGAAAAAGCTGAGTCGGATACTCTTTGTATCTATATGAATTCATCAATTTACAGCTCTAACATTCAAAATTCCTTGAATATACTCCTGCATACTCATTTATAAGATTCAAgcaaccccccacccccaccccacccaccctTGGGGTGTCAGCACTTCTTCCTACCAGTCTTTATCAGGATGCAATCGAAAGGTAGGGTTCCTATCTTTGTGTATGAAGGTGATGGAGTTCTCAAGAATAGACGAAAGACAGTTGATTACCCTTGCCAGATCCCACTTGTAGGATggcactaggtatgttgttgttcattgatttaattttttttttaataacggTGGTGTCCAGACCAGCTTGCGCTCatctcgactaattccacgggatacctacCACCTCCACTAGCAACAGGGTAACTCCGTCCACCATTAGAACAGAtgtgattaattttatttatgcCTATCTTAgtagaaaacaaaaagaagaagacatCTTTGCTAGTTTCAACCAAAAATTGCAAAATAACAATGCCAGGGTTCTAAGTCTACTTCCATTATCAACAAGTTCAGATCACAGCAACCACatagataattaatttaaataatccgAGCCTTGACACAACTAACTACCATCAAATACAAGGATATCAATAATAGATCGTAAATTGCACTTCTTACCCACTAGTTTGTAATTCCTTTATTAATATACCAGATTAAGGAGTTTAGAGATGCTTTTTGAATTATGTAACCTTTAGAATTTCAAATGGTCAACTAGTTTGTTGCCTCATATTGGATCCATAAACATTATTTGGGTTTTTAAAACAAGAATTAAGTATAGAATTGGTACCACTAGATCAACACCCTCTTCACTGTAATGCCAAGCGCCTTCAGACTTGATAACAACAAATGAATAATGAACTGTTTCCCCCATTTCAACCTTATGAGAAAAACATTCTTCTTTTTCAATTACAAATCTAATCCCAGATGCACCTTCCATCCTCAATCCAAACATCAATATTGTAACAGCGATCCAAACTTCACATAACCGATTCCTCATCTGTAATAAAATTCAaagttttattttccaaattcaacaAAAGATAACACAAAAAAGAAAACTAGGCTTaccattttgttgaaattttgaacaGGTAATTCAAGAGTTCGaccaagttaaggtagagcacaaCACATCAAGTACTAATAGGGACGTGCGCCTCTTGGAAGATGGGAATTAAGTACACACATCTACTTTTGGTTTTATGTTTTGCCCGACACAAGACGACGACTCCTCGAGTTGGAAGTTgcaaatctatatctatactactaGCCCAATAAATATTtcgtgatttataatattttttaaaaaatatataacagatatttttagagattatttaagctgttaattattataatttataatactttttatgtagatttcaaataatatatatcgcTCTCGTTATTCAAAtttttgtgatattgatagttaattattttttttaaataatttaatttttaaattattgtaatgtatgatattttttttcttctattctaattttgcttagatgaacataataagtaattatgAGTGATATGGTAAAGTTACAATTGAAGTAGCGAAGCAAACAAgtcttaatgactcacaacaactaattaaaagtgatataataaaattattataaaaagtacttgtgaatttttttattaacttatcattttgtatctatttttttttatcaaatattataattGATACAATgcttaaatggtcataataattaattaggagtaacaTAGTAAACTCATGATTGAAACAACGAAACAGACATGTCTAACTAGTAGTGatacaacaaaattactatataaaAATACTTGCGGAAAAAACttaaatgggtctcatataattattaattttttaatactttgatgactttataataatttttaaatatttagatgacttataataattaactatggGTGATACAGTCAAATTATGGGTGAagtagctgaaacagacatgttataaatatctattttacctttttatcaaatattattaattttttaatacataaataacttataatagttaattagagatgaaataataaaattatggctGAAGTAACTTATGAAGCTACAATTGAAGCAGACacgtcataaatatttattttacttttttattaaatattattaattttttaatacataaataacttataataattaattaggaacaTACCTGCTTCTCCTACGCTTTCCCTCTTAGACATAATAATATCTGTATATCTATTTATCTATATTCTAtatgttataataataataataataataataataataataatatatgttattattattattatccattatctattatccatctctctctctctatataagaAAAACTAAAGTAACACAAGATGCCAAGTTACAAGATATTAAAATAGTCATGTGACATTTTTTAGGACAATACTTAATAGtgttataataaaaaaattaaaagaaacttAGGAACTATATTTAAAGAGTTCTAACAAACTCTAAAATTTAGTTACAAgtcgtttttcttttttcttttaaatggaGATTTAAACTTTAATAACAACTTTAGGTTATGGAATTTTATCACGTAAGTTACAAGCCCCTTTTAACCCAATTAATCCTAACTTTGAGCAACTAAAAAGGCATTCAAACCAGATAACAATTTTAAGTTTATACTGATTATAACTACTCTACAATTTTAGAGTTTTAATCTTATCACAACTCTTTTAAGATTATCATTAGCTTGAAATTAGAAACATAatattgaagagttctaaatgaactcttactATTCATAAGCTTATccctttcaaatataatttaaaacatacttaactattaaataaaaaataaaataataataataatatatgatgataatgatagtaGTACacatttaaccaaaaaaaaaaaaaagcagtagTGCACGTAGTATCActccttttaattttaaaaaatgtaatagtatagtataataataataataaaaaataaaataataataatataattttaattagtaataatagtagtagcaacggtagtaataataataataataataataataataataataataataatagtaataataatagtagtaataataataataataataataataataataataatagtaatagtaataataataataataatagtaataataataatagtaataataataataataataatgatggtggtggtggtggtgatgatgatgatgatgatgatgatgataataataataataataataataataataataataataataataggggtAGAATTAGAAACAAGAATAAAGTAAGGCAAATgcattatatttgaaaattttaaggaTAAGAAAGAGTAACAAAATAATCTTCTTAACAAATTAAattgatatttgaatttaaatttaaatagaatttgaattggaatgaaGTTCTGTCTTCTTAACCGCTGTTACATATATTTAGCTTTATTCATCAATttatttgttgtaatttttttatatatatatgtaggaaAGATATGTCATCTCCATCTTTCTCCATTAATGTTCAAGGTCCGCATAGTAAATAACTTTTCTTTCTTACTCCTTTTCTGTAGCAACTTTAAGGTAATCTTTGTCTCCTATAAtgctaaaatatttatttccttaaattATTCTTTAGTGtcattgtggttatttttttaattagtgaggttaattttaaaatttttgtaactAGAGNNNNNNNNNNNNNNNNNNNNNNNNNNNNNNNNNNNNNNNNNNNNNNNNNNNNNNNNNNNNNNNNNNNNNNNNNNNNNNNNNNNNNNNNNNNNNNNNNNNNNNNNNNNNNNNNNNNNNNNNNNNNNNNNNNNNNNNNNNNNNNNNNNNNNNNNNNNNNNNNNNNNNNNNNNNNNNNNNNNNNNNNNNNNNNNNNNNNNNNNNNNNNNNNNNNNNNNNNNNNNNNNNNNNNNNNNNNNNNNNNNNNNNNNNNNNNNNNNNNNNNNNNNNNNNNNNNNNNNNNNNNNNNNNNNNNNNNNNNNNNNNNNNNNNNNNNNNNNNNNNNNNNNNNNNNNNNNNNNNNNNNNNNNNNNNNNNNNNNNNNNNNNNNNNNNNNNNNNNNNNNNNNNNNNNNNNNNNNNNNNNNNNNNNNNNNNNNNNNNNNNNNNNNNNNNNNNNNNNNNNNNNNNNNNNNNNNNNNNNNNNNNNNNNNNNNNNNNNNNNNNNNNNNNNNNNNNNNNNNNNNNNNNNNNNNNNNNNNNNNNNNNNNNNNNNNNNNNNNNNNNNNNNNNNNNNNNNNNNNNNNNNNNNNNNNNNNNNNNNNNNNNNNNNNNNNNNNNNNNNNNNNNNNNNNNNNNNNNNNNNNNNNNNNNNNNNNNNNNNNNNNNNNNNNNNNNNNNNNNNNNNNNNNNNNNNNNNNNNNNNNNNNNNNNNNNNNNNNNNNNNNNNNNNNNNNNNNNNNNNNNNNNNNNNNNNNNNNNNNNNNNNNNNNNNNNNNNNNNNNNNNNNNNNNNNNNNNNNNNNNNNNNNNNNNNNNNNNNNNNNNNNNNNNNNNNNNNNNNNNNNNNNNNNNNNNNNNNNNNNNNNNNNNNNNNNNNNNNNNNNNNNNNNNNNNNNNNNNNNNNNNNNNNNNNNNNNNNNNNNNNNNNNNNNNNNNNNNNNNNNNNNNNNNNNNNNNNNNNNNNNNNNNNNNNNNNNNNNNNNNNNNNNNNNNNNNNNNNNNNNNNNNNNNNNNNNNNNNNNNNNNNNNNNNNNNNNNNNNNNNNNNNNNNNNNNNNNNNNNNNNNNNNNNNNNNNNNNNNNNNNNNNNNNNNNNNNNNNNNNNNNNNNNNNNNNNNNNNNNNNNNNNNNNNNNNNNNNNNNNNNNNNNNNNNNNNNNNNNNNNNNNNNNNNNNNNNNNNNNNNNNNNNNNNNNNNNNNNNNNNNNNNNNNNNNNNNNNNNNNNNNNNNNNNNNNNNNNNNNNNNNNNNNNNNNNNNNNNNNNNNNNNNNNNNNNNNNNNNNNNNNNNNNNNNNNNNNNNNNNNNNNNNNNNNNNNNNNNNNNNNNNNNNNNNNNNNNNNNNNNNNNNNNNNNNNNNNNNNNNNNNNNNNNNNNNNNNNNNNNNNNNNNNNNNNNNNNNNNNNNNNNNNNNNNNNNNNNNNNNNNNNNNNNNNNNNNNNNNNNNNNNNNNNNNNNNNNNNNNNNNNNNNNNNNNNNNNNNNNNNNNNNNNNNNNNNNNNNNNNNNNNNNNNNNNNNNNNNNNNNNNNNNNNNNNNNNNNNNNNNNNNNNNNNNNNNNNNNNNNNNNNNNNNNNNNNNNNNNNNNNNNNNNNNNNNNNNNNNNNNNNNNNNNNNNNNNNNNNNNNNNNNNNNNNNNNNNNNNNNNNNNNNNNNNNNNNNNNNNNNNNNNNNNNNNNNNNNNNNNNNNNNNNNNNNNNNNNNNNNNNNNNNNNNNNNNNNNNNNNNNNNNNNNNNNNNNNNNNNNNNNNNNNNNNNNNNNNNNNNNNNNNNNNNNNNNNNNNNNNNNNNNNNNNNNNNNNNNNNNNNNNNNNNNNNNNNNNNNNNNNNNNNNNNNNNNNNNNNNNNNNNNNNNNNNNNNNNNNNNNNNNNNNNNNNNNNNNNNNNNNNNNNNNNNNNNNNNNNNNNNNNNNNNNNNNNNNNNNNNNNNNNNNNNNNNNNNNNNNNNNNNNNNNNNNNNNNNNNNNNNNNNNNNNNNNNNNNNNNNNNNNNNNNNNNNNNNNNNNNNNNNNNNNNNNNNNNNNNNNNNNNNNNNNNNNNNNNNNNNNNNNNNNNNNNNNNNNNNNNNNNNNNNNNNNNNNNNNNNNNNNNNNNNNNNNNNNNNNNNNNNNNNNNNNNNNNNNNNNNNNNNNNNNNNNNNNNNNNNNNNNNNNNNNNNNNNNNNNNNNNNNNNNNNNNNNNNNNNNNNNNNNNNNNNNNNNNNNNNNNNNNNNNNNNNNNNNNNNNNNNNNNNNNNNNNNNNNNNNNNNNNNNNNNNNNNNNNNNNNNNNNNNNNNNNNNNNNNNNNNNNNNNNNNNNNNNNNNNNNNNNNNNNNNNNNNNNNNNNNNNNNNNNNNNNNNNNNNNNNNNNNNNNNNNNNNNNNNNNNNNNNNNNNNNNNNNNNNNNNNNNNNNNNNNNNNNNNNNNNNNNNNNNNNNNNNNNNNNNNNNNNNNNNNNNNNNNNNNNNNNNNNNNNNNNNNNNNNNNNNNNNNNNNNNNNNNNNNNNNNNNNNNNNNNNNNNNNNNNNNNNNNNNNNNNNNNNNNNNNNNNNNNNNNNNNNNNNNNNNNNNNNNNNNNNNNNNNNNNNNNNNNNNNNNNNNNNNNNNNNNNNNNNNNNNNNNNNNNNNNNNNNNNNNNNNNNNNNNNNNNNNNNNNNNNNNNNNNNNNNNNNNNNNNNNNNNNNNNNNNNNNNNNNNNNNNNNNNNNNNNNNNNNNNNNNNNNNNNNNNNNNNNNNNNNNNNNNNNNNNNNNNNNNNNNNNNNNNNNNNNNNNNNNNNNNNNNNNNNNNNNNNNNNNNNNNNNNNNNNNNNNNNNNNNNNNNNNNNNNNNNNNNNNNNNNNNNNNNNNNNNNNNNNNNNNNNNNNNNNNNNNNNNNNNNNNNNNNNNNNNNNNNNNNNNNNNNNNNNNNNNNNNNNNNNNNNNNNNNNNNNNNNNNNNNNNNNNNNNNNNNNNNNNNNNNNNNNNNNNNNNNNNNNNNNNNNNNNNNNNNNNNNNNNNNNNNNNNNNNNNNNNNNNNNNNNNNNNNNNNNNNNNNNNNNNNNNNNNNNATTAGATACTAATAACCCGTCTATGTCATTTAacattcaaaaattttatcaaaaaatcttCTGAATTTGAAAAGAAGGCATTCAAATTGATGCCTAAGTTATGTCAGAGGATATGTGGAGGGTGAAATCTCATATAagttcttaaaaataaaaataaaaaacaactagaaatattgatatttgtcCCAAGATTTCTTATTATCAAGGGATTGTCTTTGGTTATTGTTAATGACATTATTGTTGAAATCACTGAAGATTAAGTTAGTTaattaat encodes the following:
- the LOC107863698 gene encoding transmembrane emp24 domain-containing protein p24beta2, with translation MMRNRLCEVWIAVTILMFGLRMEGASGIRFVIEKEECFSHKVEMGETVHYSFVVIKSEGAWHYSEEGVDLVVKGPSGEQIHDLRDKISEKSEFTSHHEGVYRFCFTNKSPYHETIDFDLHAAHFVYHDEHAQDEHFKPLFEHIGKLEEALYNIQFEQHWLEAQTDRQAIVNEGMSKRALYKALFESSALICVSFLQVFLLKHLFERKLGQSRV